One Nitrospira sp. DNA window includes the following coding sequences:
- a CDS encoding Protein translocase subunit SecF yields the protein MFEILGKTNIDFMGKRSITFAISGILALLGLIAVLQIARGAANLGIDFAGGTAVQLKFDQAIRIDEARRALETNGLGSAELQEFTQDNKLLIRVKASTTIEEKVAERVMAVFSKEFPGNKFVVDSSMEIGPTIGKKLQEDAMIAVLISFVGIVTYIAVRFELRFGVAAALATFHDVLAVLGVFYILDKEITLLVVTALLTLAGYSLTDTVVVFDRIRENLRTRRREDEEMIINQAINQVLSRTIVTSLTVVIVLIPLVLAGAEVLHDFSLALLGGVMFGTYSSVFVASPLLLLWPGSAGSLMKRR from the coding sequence ATGTTCGAGATTTTGGGGAAGACGAATATCGATTTCATGGGGAAGCGGTCCATCACCTTTGCGATCTCCGGCATCCTTGCCTTGTTGGGTCTCATCGCGGTGCTCCAAATCGCGCGCGGCGCGGCGAATTTGGGGATCGATTTCGCCGGCGGCACGGCGGTGCAGTTGAAATTCGACCAGGCGATCCGGATCGATGAAGCCAGGCGGGCGTTGGAAACCAACGGCCTGGGGTCGGCGGAGTTGCAGGAATTCACGCAGGACAACAAGTTGTTGATCCGCGTGAAGGCCTCGACGACGATCGAAGAGAAGGTCGCGGAACGGGTGATGGCGGTGTTCAGCAAGGAGTTCCCCGGCAACAAGTTCGTGGTCGATTCCAGCATGGAAATCGGACCGACCATCGGAAAGAAGCTCCAGGAAGACGCCATGATCGCGGTCCTGATTTCCTTTGTGGGAATCGTGACCTATATCGCGGTACGATTCGAGCTGCGCTTCGGCGTGGCGGCGGCCCTGGCCACGTTCCATGACGTGTTGGCGGTGTTGGGGGTATTCTATATCTTGGACAAGGAGATCACCCTGTTGGTGGTGACGGCCTTGCTGACCCTGGCGGGGTATTCTTTGACGGATACGGTGGTGGTGTTCGACCGCATCCGCGAGAATCTGCGGACGCGGCGGCGGGAAGATGAGGAAATGATCATCAACCAGGCCATCAACCAGGTGCTGAGCCGCACCATCGTCACCAGCTTGACCGTCGTCATCGTGCTCATCCCGCTGGTGCTCGCGGGCGCCGAAGTGTTGCATGATTTCTCGTTGGCCTTGCTCGGGGGTGTCATGTTCGGAACCTATTCATCCGTGTTTGTGGCGAGCCCGCTGTTGCTGCTGTGGCCCGGCAGCGCCGGGAGTCTCATGAAGCGCCGCTAG
- a CDS encoding Protein translocase subunit SecD, translating into MKKVGGRLSALVVMVIASITFFLPSYQPLYKELPRWVRSLLPDKGITLGLDLQGGIHLVLEVEEERAVEIAVERTATSLQDLLVEKKIPAESVKRTGPSQVTIGFQNAELKTQVQKLLDDFPTYLEVESAGSANSVVWELREAEIKRIKDSAINQALETIRNRIDQFGVAEPLIQRQGLKQVVVQLPGIKDAKLAKDLIKQTALLEFKLLDDENQLKLDLPGRIQKGKEREDALLKQVEGKVPEGDQILFERIVDKEGGQEWLAPYLVKKRVMLAGDVLSDARVSIGQFNEPYVSVTFDAKGAREFDRITGENVKKRMAIVLDNNIYSAPVIQERISGGRAQITGTFSMEEANNLAIVLRAGALPAPLKIIQDLTVGPSLGRDSIEKGIKATLFAGLLVIIFMATYYRLSGVIANFALMLNLICLIGSLAALNATLTLPGIAGIILTIGMGVDSNVLIFERIREELRQGKPVRLAIDAGYDKALLTIVDSHVTTLITGFALFLFGTGPIKGFAVTLCLGIAINLFTALVGTKVVFDVLNQRRKIEQLSI; encoded by the coding sequence ATGAAAAAAGTCGGCGGACGGTTGTCAGCCTTGGTGGTGATGGTGATCGCCTCGATCACCTTTTTCTTGCCCTCCTATCAGCCCCTCTACAAGGAACTGCCGCGGTGGGTCCGGAGCCTGTTGCCGGACAAGGGGATTACCTTGGGGTTGGATCTGCAGGGCGGGATCCATTTGGTATTGGAGGTCGAAGAAGAACGGGCGGTGGAGATTGCGGTGGAGCGAACGGCGACAAGCCTTCAGGACCTGCTCGTCGAAAAGAAAATTCCCGCCGAGTCGGTCAAGCGCACCGGACCGTCGCAGGTCACGATCGGGTTTCAAAACGCCGAACTAAAGACGCAGGTACAGAAGCTGCTGGATGATTTTCCGACCTACCTGGAGGTGGAATCGGCCGGATCCGCCAACAGCGTCGTGTGGGAGTTGCGGGAAGCGGAGATCAAGCGCATCAAGGATTCCGCCATCAATCAGGCCTTGGAGACCATCCGGAACCGAATCGACCAATTCGGTGTGGCGGAGCCGCTGATTCAACGACAGGGTTTGAAGCAGGTGGTGGTGCAATTGCCCGGCATCAAGGATGCCAAGCTGGCGAAGGACCTCATCAAACAGACCGCGTTGCTCGAGTTCAAGTTGCTGGACGACGAGAACCAGCTCAAGCTGGACCTGCCGGGGCGGATACAGAAGGGAAAAGAGCGGGAAGACGCGTTGCTGAAACAGGTGGAAGGGAAGGTGCCGGAGGGCGACCAGATTCTCTTCGAGCGGATCGTGGATAAAGAGGGAGGCCAGGAATGGCTCGCGCCCTATCTGGTCAAGAAGCGGGTCATGCTGGCGGGCGATGTGTTGAGCGACGCGCGTGTCTCCATCGGCCAATTCAACGAACCCTATGTCTCGGTCACCTTCGATGCGAAGGGGGCGCGGGAGTTCGACCGGATCACGGGGGAGAACGTCAAGAAGCGCATGGCGATCGTGCTCGACAACAACATCTATTCGGCGCCGGTCATCCAGGAGCGCATCAGCGGGGGGCGGGCCCAGATCACCGGAACCTTCTCGATGGAGGAGGCGAATAACCTGGCGATCGTGCTGAGGGCCGGTGCCTTGCCGGCGCCGCTCAAGATCATCCAGGACCTCACGGTCGGGCCGTCGCTCGGACGGGATTCGATCGAAAAAGGCATCAAGGCGACGCTCTTCGCGGGGCTCCTGGTGATCATCTTCATGGCGACCTATTACCGGTTGTCCGGTGTGATCGCGAATTTCGCGTTGATGCTGAACCTCATCTGTTTGATCGGCTCCCTGGCGGCCTTGAACGCCACACTCACCCTGCCTGGTATCGCCGGCATCATTTTGACGATCGGCATGGGCGTGGACTCGAACGTCCTGATTTTTGAACGCATTCGCGAAGAGTTGCGGCAGGGCAAGCCGGTGCGTTTGGCGATCGATGCGGGATACGACAAGGCCTTGTTGACCATCGTGGACTCGCACGTCACGACGTTGATCACCGGGTTCGCGCTGTTTCTGTTCGGCACCGGACCGATCAAGGGTTTCGCCGTCACGCTGTGCCTCGGCATCGCGATCAACCTCTTTACGGCGCTGGTCGGAACCAAGGTCGTGTTCGATGTGCTGAATCAGCGCAGGAAAATTGAGCAGCTCAGTATCTAG
- a CDS encoding Protein translocase subunit YajC, protein MWESVAWAQGTSGSAGAGGGLLSLVPFVLIFVIFYFMLILPQQKRQKQLKAMAEALKKGDKVITASGIWGTITNMGKDTVTLQIADNTKIKIQKEHIARLRGDEED, encoded by the coding sequence ATGTGGGAATCGGTGGCATGGGCGCAGGGGACATCCGGGAGCGCAGGGGCGGGAGGCGGTCTCCTGTCGCTGGTGCCGTTCGTGCTGATCTTCGTTATTTTTTACTTTATGTTGATTCTGCCGCAGCAGAAGCGCCAGAAGCAGTTGAAAGCGATGGCGGAAGCCTTGAAGAAGGGGGATAAGGTGATCACGGCCTCCGGGATTTGGGGCACCATCACGAATATGGGGAAAGACACGGTGACGCTTCAAATCGCGGACAACACCAAAATCAAAATTCAGAAAGAGCATATCGCTCGACTGCGCGGTGACGAAGAAGATTGA
- a CDS encoding Queuine tRNA-ribosyltransferase yields MLSFRITHEEPAGRARVGVLTTGRGEIATPAFMPVGSLGNVRSVDGEELIKMGYGLILNNAYHLYLRPGHKVVEELGGVHGFTAWPGAILTDSGGFQVFSLAKFCRVTDEGVTFQSHIDGSSRFISPETAIEIQEALGADIIMAFDHVVALPSSPEQVREAAERTSLWARRCADSKRRTDQSLFGIVQGGLDAALRVESARDLRSVGFDGYAVGGLSVGEDKADMYAMLDVTVPELPSGKPRYLMGVGMPEDLVEGVARGIDLFDCVVPSRHGRTGWLFTSFGRVVIKQARYARDEQPIDPACRCPVCMRYTRAYLHHLFDVKEMLGARLNTIHNLWFFAQLMREIRDAVRGGTFQAFRREFHRTYVLDRPVAAGRSEIENTNLS; encoded by the coding sequence ATGTTGTCGTTCCGCATCACCCATGAAGAACCAGCCGGGCGCGCGCGCGTAGGAGTCCTGACCACGGGACGGGGTGAGATTGCCACGCCGGCCTTCATGCCTGTCGGATCGTTGGGTAATGTTCGAAGTGTCGACGGCGAGGAATTGATCAAGATGGGCTACGGCCTGATCTTGAATAATGCCTACCACTTGTATCTGCGCCCCGGTCATAAAGTGGTGGAAGAGCTGGGCGGCGTGCACGGGTTCACGGCCTGGCCCGGCGCCATTCTCACGGACAGCGGAGGATTTCAGGTTTTCAGCCTCGCCAAATTCTGCAGGGTCACGGATGAAGGGGTGACCTTTCAATCGCATATCGACGGCTCGTCGCGGTTTATCAGCCCGGAGACGGCCATTGAAATTCAGGAGGCCCTGGGGGCGGACATCATCATGGCGTTCGACCATGTCGTTGCGCTGCCCTCGTCGCCGGAGCAGGTGCGTGAGGCCGCCGAACGGACGTCTCTGTGGGCACGTCGTTGCGCCGACAGCAAGCGGCGGACCGACCAATCGTTGTTCGGCATCGTCCAGGGCGGCTTGGATGCGGCGTTGCGGGTGGAATCGGCGCGCGATCTCCGATCGGTCGGATTCGATGGGTACGCCGTCGGCGGGTTGTCTGTGGGCGAGGACAAGGCCGACATGTATGCCATGTTGGATGTGACGGTGCCGGAGTTGCCGTCGGGCAAGCCGCGCTACCTGATGGGTGTGGGCATGCCGGAGGATCTCGTCGAAGGCGTGGCGCGCGGGATCGACCTGTTCGACTGTGTCGTGCCGTCACGCCATGGCCGTACGGGATGGTTGTTCACCTCGTTCGGACGGGTCGTGATCAAACAAGCCCGCTACGCGCGGGATGAGCAGCCCATCGATCCGGCCTGCCGCTGTCCCGTCTGCATGCGCTATACCAGGGCCTATCTGCACCATTTGTTCGACGTCAAGGAAATGTTGGGTGCGCGGCTCAACACGATTCACAATTTATGGTTTTTTGCGCAACTGATGCGGGAGATTCGGGATGCCGTGCGAGGCGGAACGTTTCAGGCGTTTCGCCGGGAGTTTCACCGGACTTACGTGCTTGATCGACCGGTCGCCGCCGGTCGGTCGGAGATCGAGAACACCAACCTTTCCTAA
- a CDS encoding Arginyl-tRNA synthetase, which translates to MTQGVVQDRVSAALVGALRLAQQRGLLKVEQMPVVNLDAPKRPEWGDVASTVAMSLSASERRPPFEIAQIIVDHIEQRESLFERVEIARPGFLNLTVKRQLWLEVLREIEAQGARYGHSPVGQGRRVLVEYVSANPTGPLHVGHGRGAAVGQALVRLLRATGHEVVSEYYINDAGRQMKLLGVSVLARYLESCGKAVSFPEDGYQGEYVRAVATRVKEEHGEALLSLPVDQAEQRSKEFAYRELLALIKQDLETFGIVFESWFSEASLLSSGAVEQVLDELKARDLLFEQDGAQWFRSSAFGDEKDRVVRKQEGDYTYLASDIAYHRDKLRRGYDLLVDVWGADHHGYIPRMEAVVQAYGYPKERLKVVLVQMVNLLRGGKKVEMSKRAGEFITLREVMDEVGADAAKFFFLMRDSSTHLDFDLELAKQQSQENPVYYVQYAHARIASLRRVAATRGIDCPFPSQADLELLQDPDELALIRKLSAFPVVLQSSAMELEPHRIAYYLRELAGMLHPFYNKHRILPVASDNDANVSPSGDSSVSAGRQQEVLPPGLTGARLALMWSVQQVVRNGLNLLGVAAPEQM; encoded by the coding sequence GTGACTCAGGGTGTGGTGCAAGACAGAGTCAGTGCGGCGCTGGTCGGTGCACTCCGTTTGGCGCAGCAGCGGGGGCTTCTCAAGGTCGAGCAGATGCCTGTCGTGAATCTCGATGCCCCGAAGCGGCCGGAATGGGGTGATGTTGCTTCCACCGTCGCCATGTCGCTGTCTGCCTCGGAGCGGCGGCCGCCCTTTGAAATCGCCCAGATCATCGTCGACCATATCGAACAGCGCGAGTCGCTCTTCGAGCGTGTCGAGATCGCACGACCGGGGTTCCTCAACCTTACGGTCAAGCGACAGCTGTGGCTGGAAGTCCTGCGTGAAATCGAGGCACAGGGCGCACGTTACGGACACAGTCCGGTAGGGCAGGGGCGCCGAGTCTTGGTGGAATATGTCAGTGCGAATCCGACCGGCCCGTTACACGTCGGGCATGGGCGTGGAGCTGCCGTGGGGCAAGCGCTCGTTCGTCTCTTGAGGGCGACCGGCCATGAGGTGGTCAGCGAATATTACATCAATGATGCCGGCAGACAGATGAAGCTGCTGGGCGTGTCCGTCCTGGCACGTTATCTGGAATCTTGCGGGAAGGCCGTATCCTTTCCTGAAGACGGCTATCAAGGCGAGTACGTTCGTGCGGTCGCGACGCGCGTGAAGGAGGAACATGGAGAAGCCTTGCTCTCGCTTCCTGTTGACCAGGCGGAGCAACGGAGCAAGGAGTTCGCCTACCGCGAATTGCTCGCACTGATCAAACAGGACTTGGAAACCTTCGGCATTGTCTTCGAGTCCTGGTTCAGTGAAGCCTCGCTGTTGTCGTCCGGCGCCGTGGAGCAGGTGTTGGACGAGCTCAAGGCCCGGGATCTCTTGTTCGAACAGGATGGGGCGCAATGGTTCCGTTCTTCGGCGTTCGGTGATGAGAAAGACCGCGTCGTCCGCAAGCAGGAGGGAGACTATACGTATCTTGCTTCCGACATCGCCTACCATCGCGACAAGTTACGGCGCGGCTATGACCTGTTGGTCGATGTGTGGGGCGCCGATCACCATGGCTACATTCCGAGGATGGAGGCGGTCGTCCAAGCCTACGGCTATCCCAAGGAGCGGTTGAAAGTCGTCCTCGTGCAAATGGTCAACCTCCTGCGCGGAGGCAAGAAGGTCGAGATGTCCAAGCGAGCCGGAGAGTTCATCACTCTCCGTGAGGTCATGGACGAGGTCGGTGCGGATGCCGCGAAGTTCTTTTTTCTCATGCGCGACTCCAGCACGCATTTGGATTTCGACTTGGAATTGGCCAAGCAGCAATCGCAGGAAAACCCCGTCTACTACGTGCAATATGCGCATGCGCGGATCGCGAGTCTGCGGCGCGTGGCGGCAACGCGCGGCATCGACTGTCCGTTTCCCAGTCAAGCCGATCTCGAGCTGTTGCAGGACCCCGATGAGCTTGCGCTCATTCGAAAACTGTCGGCCTTTCCGGTGGTGTTGCAGTCGAGTGCCATGGAACTTGAGCCGCATCGCATAGCCTACTACCTCCGTGAACTGGCCGGCATGCTGCATCCCTTTTACAACAAGCATCGCATTCTCCCTGTAGCATCGGACAACGACGCGAATGTCTCGCCGTCGGGCGATTCGTCGGTCTCCGCCGGCCGGCAGCAAGAGGTGTTGCCGCCGGGGTTGACGGGCGCACGGTTGGCGTTGATGTGGAGCGTGCAGCAGGTGGTTCGCAACGGGTTGAACCTGTTGGGCGTCGCGGCCCCGGAGCAGATGTAG
- a CDS encoding Glycosyl transferase, family 9: MLLRDGREIDRVFPLESTHLTELFAGSRNVHPQFKTWLDTCDFAVGWLQDKEGVVADTLRILGVQQVYVKSPASHELLSEHQAARYLEVIERRVIRVTTCKPLALSSTLRERGRQVLQQFDRGHPKRLVVIHPGSGSAHKCLSAPRLASVIEWLCQEGTTPMLLEGPADRELVAQVSAAVTVALSVIRGLDLSAAAAVLSHADLYLGNDSGMTHLAAALSVPTIACFGPTSLRRWAPLGPRLSILTGAPCGCPTRSDVERCQERVCLHIVPERIIEACRTLLMKQSTTPIA, encoded by the coding sequence ATGTTATTGCGTGACGGTCGAGAGATCGATCGTGTCTTTCCACTCGAATCCACCCATTTAACTGAGTTGTTTGCCGGGAGCCGCAACGTTCACCCGCAATTTAAGACTTGGTTGGACACCTGTGATTTCGCAGTCGGATGGCTGCAGGATAAAGAGGGAGTCGTCGCAGATACGCTTCGCATTCTGGGTGTGCAGCAGGTGTATGTGAAGTCACCTGCATCTCATGAGCTGCTGTCGGAACATCAGGCGGCTCGCTACCTTGAAGTGATTGAAAGGCGGGTTATCAGGGTAACCACCTGCAAGCCCCTCGCGCTTTCATCGACGTTACGCGAGCGAGGTAGACAGGTTCTTCAGCAGTTCGATCGTGGCCATCCGAAACGACTTGTGGTCATTCATCCGGGGAGCGGCAGCGCCCATAAGTGCTTGTCCGCTCCACGTCTTGCATCGGTGATCGAATGGCTGTGCCAAGAAGGAACAACGCCCATGCTGCTCGAAGGACCGGCGGATCGCGAGCTAGTCGCTCAGGTATCGGCTGCCGTGACCGTCGCCCTGTCGGTCATTCGTGGGCTTGATCTTTCCGCTGCAGCTGCGGTGCTGTCTCATGCGGATCTCTATCTCGGGAACGATTCAGGCATGACGCATCTTGCCGCCGCCCTTTCGGTTCCTACCATCGCCTGCTTCGGCCCCACCAGCCTTCGACGCTGGGCTCCGCTTGGACCCCGGTTGTCGATCCTGACCGGAGCGCCCTGCGGCTGCCCCACTCGGAGCGATGTGGAGCGTTGTCAGGAGAGAGTCTGCCTTCACATTGTCCCTGAACGCATCATCGAGGCCTGCCGGACGCTATTGATGAAACAATCGACAACGCCCATCGCCTAA
- a CDS encoding Molybdenum cofactor guanylyltransferase: MLSASEGVGKLTPSLFFRHGRVGGRCVSHTPIIRNVSGVLIAGGKSRRMGRDKRFLEVAGQSVFERTLKMLREIFAETIVVLAEPIAALDVCGCRVVYDVIPNAGSLGGLYTGLMASSQPRVFAVACDMPFLNSDVIHFMLSFDVQADVVVAELSGRFQALHALYSQRCVSVLKEMAERKDLKIQNLFLNEDLRISILQEWEIAAIDSGLRSFQNINTPEDLASAEGAMPG; encoded by the coding sequence GTGTTGAGTGCGAGCGAGGGGGTGGGGAAACTCACCCCCTCGCTGTTTTTTCGGCATGGTCGAGTGGGAGGGAGATGCGTGAGTCATACTCCGATTATCCGGAATGTTTCAGGTGTCTTGATCGCCGGAGGGAAGAGCCGACGGATGGGGCGAGACAAGCGCTTCCTGGAAGTGGCGGGGCAGAGCGTCTTTGAGCGTACACTCAAGATGTTACGAGAAATATTTGCAGAGACCATTGTCGTGCTGGCAGAGCCTATAGCCGCTCTCGATGTATGCGGGTGCCGGGTGGTCTATGATGTGATTCCGAATGCCGGCAGCCTGGGTGGGCTGTATACGGGACTGATGGCCTCCTCACAGCCGCGGGTATTCGCAGTGGCTTGCGATATGCCGTTTCTCAATTCGGACGTAATTCATTTTATGTTGTCGTTTGATGTGCAAGCAGATGTCGTCGTGGCTGAACTGTCCGGAAGGTTCCAAGCCCTGCATGCCTTGTATTCCCAGCGTTGCGTCTCAGTTCTCAAGGAGATGGCGGAGCGGAAGGATTTGAAAATCCAAAATCTGTTTCTCAACGAAGATCTGCGGATTTCCATATTGCAGGAGTGGGAAATAGCCGCGATAGATTCTGGATTACGCTCTTTCCAGAACATCAATACACCGGAAGATTTGGCATCGGCTGAAGGAGCGATGCCTGGGTAG
- a CDS encoding Sulfatase modifying factor 1 precursor (C-alpha-formyglycine- generating enzyme 1) — protein MENRGVLIGSIIFVFASFILMIAALVYESYKAKQMRQLALSIKTEAKVVEAAAAQDFSMYKTLVGDDGREMVQISEGPFVMGSRDNDSDPDEKPEHQVYLKAYFFDKNEVTQYAYDRFAKMTKRAKRKIEVFEDDPAKLLKPEYPMIAVTWEDAEAYCKWAGKRLPTEAEWEKAARGEGKRRYPWGDEFVVGYANIDGNEDAFRYLAPPGSFESGRSPYGIYDMTGNVGEWVSDFYDENYYRKSPYRDPKGPEQGDQHVIRGGSWRETKQNVRASKRFQAKPWRHDVTVGFRCAKDVDAEGQAK, from the coding sequence ATGGAAAACAGAGGTGTATTGATCGGGTCGATTATTTTTGTGTTCGCGTCGTTCATTTTGATGATCGCGGCGCTGGTCTATGAATCCTACAAGGCCAAGCAGATGCGCCAGTTGGCATTGTCCATCAAGACCGAAGCGAAGGTCGTGGAGGCGGCTGCCGCGCAGGACTTCTCGATGTACAAGACGCTCGTCGGCGATGATGGGCGGGAGATGGTCCAAATTTCCGAGGGGCCGTTTGTGATGGGCAGTCGCGACAACGACAGCGATCCGGACGAAAAGCCGGAACATCAAGTCTACTTGAAGGCGTATTTTTTCGATAAAAATGAAGTTACCCAATACGCCTATGATCGATTCGCCAAGATGACAAAGCGGGCCAAGCGGAAGATCGAAGTTTTCGAGGACGACCCGGCCAAATTGCTCAAGCCTGAGTACCCGATGATTGCCGTGACCTGGGAAGATGCGGAGGCGTACTGCAAGTGGGCCGGGAAGCGTTTGCCGACCGAAGCCGAGTGGGAGAAGGCGGCGCGTGGAGAGGGGAAGCGTCGGTATCCCTGGGGTGACGAGTTCGTGGTGGGCTATGCGAACATCGACGGAAACGAAGACGCCTTTCGGTATCTCGCGCCGCCGGGGTCGTTCGAATCGGGCCGCAGTCCCTACGGCATCTACGATATGACGGGCAACGTCGGCGAGTGGGTCTCGGATTTCTACGACGAGAACTACTATCGAAAATCGCCCTATCGAGATCCGAAGGGACCCGAACAAGGCGATCAACACGTTATTCGTGGCGGGTCATGGCGTGAAACCAAGCAGAATGTGCGCGCGTCGAAGCGATTTCAGGCGAAGCCGTGGCGACATGATGTGACGGTCGGGTTTCGTTGCGCGAAGGATGTCGACGCCGAGGGGCAGGCCAAGTAG